Part of the Meiothermus sp. QL-1 genome is shown below.
CATCAAGCGGGACTACATCGACACCGGTAAAATCCGCTATGTCTTCCGCGACTTCCCCTTTACCGGCCAGGAAAATGTAATCCGGGCCGGTGAGGCCGCGGCCTGCGCGGCCGACCACAACCTCTACGTGGAGTACCACGAGGCTTTGTTCCGGGGGCAGCTCCAGTGGGCGGGCCTCGGTGGGGAGGCGCTGGACCGCTACTTTGCCGACCTGGGCGGGCAGATTGGCATTGCGCCGGCCACCATGCTGGACTGTTTGCGTTCGGGGCAGAAGCGGGCTGGGGTGCTGGCCGATCAAAGGCTGGCCCTTGACCTGGGGCTTACCGGCACCCCGAGCTTCTTCGTGAACGGGGAGAAGTTCACCGGCCAGCGCCCCTACCAAAGCTGGCGGGAGATCCTGGATAGGGCCCTGGCCCAGGCGGGCACGGCCAACCCCTAGCCGCTATAAGATGGGGCTATGGATAGAAGAATCCGGGTGCTCATCGCCAAGCCGGGGCTGGACGGGCACGACCGGGGGGCCAAGGTGGTGGCCCGGGCCCTGCGGGACGCGGGGATGGAGGTGATCTACACCGGGTTGCGCCAGACCCCAGAGATGATCGTCTCAGCCGCTTTACAAGAGGACGTGGACGCGGTGGGCCTCTCCATCCTTTCGGGGGCCCACATGCACTACTTCAGCGAGGTGCGCCGGCTGCTTAGGGAGCAGGGGGTGGACGACATCCTACTCTTTGGGGGGGGAATCATTCCCGACGATGATGTGCCCCACCTCAAGGCCATGGGGGTGGCGGCGGTCTTTGGCCCTGGCACCAGCACCCAGGACATCGTGGAGTTTCTGCGCCAGCGGGTGCCCGAGCGGTGGGCTGCCCAGAGGGAGTGAGGTATGGAGCTAGAGGAGAAACGCGCGGCCACTGCCTGGCTGCGGGTGCCGGAGGAGCACGAGCTGCCCGAGGAGGTGCGGCAGCTTTTCGCTAAATTCGTGGAGAAGACCGGGTTCGTGCCCAACGTGGCCCGCAACTTTGCCCTGCTGCCGGAGCACTTTTTGCGCTGGTTCCGCTACTACGACTTCCTCATGCGGAGTGAGGGGCATCTCTCCCGCAAGGAGCGGGAGATGATTGCGGTGGTGGTTTCGGCCACCAACCGTTGCGAGTACTGCCTAGCCTCCCACACGGCCTATCTGCGTGAGATTACCGGCGACCCGGTGCTGCCCGAGGTGCTCGCGGCCAACTTCCGCCGCGCCCGGCTCACCCCCCGTGAGCAGGCTTTGCTGGAGTTCGCCTACCAGATGACCGTGAGCTCCGAGACCATGTCCAGCGCCGAGGTACAGAGGCTTCGCGCGGCAGGGCTTTCCGATGAGGCCATCTTCGAGGCGGCCCAGGTGGCGGCGATGTTCAATTTCACCAACCGCCTGGCCAACGCTCTGGGTTGGGTGCCCAACGAGGTTTACTACCATCTCCACCGTTGTAAGGAGGCCTAGCTATGGAAGGATTGAAGTCGTTCGCTCTTTGGGCCCTGATTGCTTTGCTGGTGGCCGGGCTTTTGTACCTGGCCCAGAGCCAGGGTTGGATTCCAGCCGCCTTTCCCCTCTGGGCCTTGGGCATGGTGCTGGTTCTGGCTCTGGGCTTTGCCAACCTGCTGGTTCGGGGCCGGGGCTAGATGTGGAGGGGGCGGTCCCAGGCCGCCAGGGCAGCCTCCTTGAGGACCTCGGCCAGGGTGGGGTGGGCGTGGGAGGCCCGGGCCAGGTCCTCGGCCGAGGCGTGGAAGGCCAGGGCCACAGCCGCCTCGGCGATGAGGTCGCCCGCCCGAGGACCGACGATGTGCACCCCCAGGAGGCGGTCGGTCTCGGCGTGGGCCAGCACTTTGGCCAGCCCCTCGGTGTCGTTCATGGCCCGGGCCCGGCCGTTGGCTGAGAAGGGGAAGGTGCCCTTCTTGTAGGGGATGCCGGCCGCTTTGAGCTCTTCCTCGGTCTTGCCCACCCCGGCAACCTCGGGGTGGGTGTAGACCACACTGGGGATGGCGTTGTAGTCCACGTGGCCGTATCCGCTCACCATGTGCTCCACGGCGGCGTAGCCCTCCTCCTCGGCCTTGTGGGCTAGCATGGGGCCGGCGATGACGTCCCCGATGGCATAGATGTGGGGCACAGCGGTCTGGTAGTGGGCGTTTACGGGAATGCGCCCCCGCTCATCGAGGGTGATTCCCACGTTTTCCAGCCCCAGCCCCTCGGTGTTGGGGATGCGGCCGGTGGCCAGGAGTACCCGGTCGGCCACCAGGGGCTCGCCCCCTTCGTACTCTACGATGCCCCTTCCATCCTGGGCATAGGCCCTCGTGACCCGCACCCCGGTGCGGATGTCCAGGCCCTGTTTTTTGAAGATTTTCTCGGCGGTGCGGGCGATTTCCCCGTCCATGCCGCCCAGAATGGTGGGCAGGTACTCCAGCACCGTAACCCTAGCCCCCAGCCGGTGCCAGACCGAGCCCAGCTCGAGCCCGATCACCCCTCCCCCGATGACCACCAGGTGCTCGGGCACCTGGGGGTAGGCGATGGCCTGGTCGGAGGTGCCCACGATGTCGTAGTCGAGCTCCACCCCCTTGAGGGGGGCCACTTTGGAGCCGGTGGCGATCAGGATGCGCTCGGCCTCGAGCTCCACCACCCCTTCCGGGCCTTCCACCCGCACCCGGTGGGGGTCCAGCAGCCGCCCGTGGCCGTGGTAGCGCACCACCCCGTTCTTCTTGAACAGGTACTCGATGCCCTGGGTATTGGCCCGGACCACCCTGTCCTTGTGGGCCATCAAAGCGGCCAGGTCCAGCTCGGCCTCCTTAATCCTGAGCCCCACGAGCCGGTTGTGCAAAGCGGCATGGATCCGCTCGCTGGCTTCCAGAAGGGCCTTGGAGGGGATGCATCCTACCCGCAAGCAGGTGCCGCCCAGGGCGGCCTCCTTTTCCACGCAGGCCACGTTCAGCCCGAGCTGGGCTGCCCGGATGGCGGCCACATAGCCGCCCGGCCCTGCACCGATAACCACGAGTTGATGTTTGGGCATAAGACCTCGCACGCTGCCGGGCTCAGATTTCCAGCACCAGGCGCACCGGGTTCTCGATCAGCTCCTTGACCCGCCGGAGGAAGGTTACCGCCTCCCGCCCGTCCACGATGCGGTGGTCGTAGGAAAGGGCCAGGTTCATCATGGGCCGGATGACCACCGCCCCGCCCCGCGCCACCGGGCGCTCCACGATGGCGTGCATGCCCAGGATGCCCACCTGGGGAGGGTTCAGGATGGGGGTGGAGTTCAAGGAGCCGTAGATGCCCCCGTTGGTGATGGTAAAGGTGCCGCCCAGGAGCTCTTCCGGCTTGATCTTCCTTTCCTTGACCCGCTGGGCGAAGTCGGCGATGGTCTGCTCGATCTGGGCCATAGAAAGCTTGTCGGCGTTGCGGATTACGGGCACCACCAGCCCCTCGCCGCCGCCCACCGCGATGCCAATGTCGTAGTAGTGGTGGTAGACGATGTCGGTGCCGCGGATTTCAGCGTTGAGCTGGGGGATTTCCTGCAGGACCTGCACCACCGCCTTGACGAAGAAGCTCATGAAACCGAGCTTGACCCCGTGCTTCTTCTGGAAGCTCTCGCCGAACTCCCGCCGCAGCTCCATCACCGCCCCCATGTCGGCCTCGTTGAAGGTGGTGAGCATGGCGGTGCTCTGCTTGGCCAAAAGGAGCCGCTCGGCGATGCGGCGCCGGAGGGGGGTCATGGGCACCACCTCGTCCCGACGCTCGGCAGAAGGAGCCGGAGGGGCTACCGGGGTGGGGGGTGGGGGGGTGAGGGCCCTTTGCACGTCCTCCTTGAGCACCCGTCCGCCCGGGCCGCTGCCCGTAAGGCGGGTGGGGTCCACCCCGCTCTGGGCGGCCAGGCGGGCGGCAGCGGGCATGACCTTCTCGCTGGGAGGGGGTGGTGGGGTGGCGGCCTGGGGCTTCGGGGTGCTTTGGGCCTCGCCTTCCTCCAGCAGGGCCACCACGTCCCCTACCCGGGCCTGGCCTTTGGGGATGAGAATCTTGCTCAGCACGCCCGTGGCAGGGGCAGGTAGCTCCAGGGTGGCCTTGTCGGTGACCAGCTCCACCACCGGCTCGTCGGTCTGCACGGTATCGCCCTCTTTTTTGAGCCACTGGCCGATTTCCACTTCGGTGATGGACTCACCCACGGGGGGGATTTTGAGCTCTATCATCCGTTTCCTCCCGGGCTAAAGCCTAAAGCCCCAGGGCCTGTCGTACCAGGGCCTGTTGTTCCTTGTCGTGCACCTTCTTAGAGCCCACCGCGGGGCTGCTGGACTCGGGCCGGGCCACCACCCGCAGGGGGTGGCCGCAAATCCGGTCGCCGAAGCGGGCCCGGATGAACCACCAGGCCCCCATGTTGGCCGGCTCTTCCTGTACCCAGACCACCTCGGTGGCCTTGGGGTAGGCGGCCAGGGCTGCCGAAAGCTCTTTTTCGGGGAAGGGGTAGAGCTGCTCGAGGCGCACCAGGGCCACATCCTCCTGCCCGGCTGCGCGGCGGGCGGCCTCGAGGTCGTAGTAGACCTTGCCCGAGCACAGAAGAACCCGCCTGGCCTCCGGTCTAGGCGGCCCGGCCAGCACCCGTTGGAAGCGGCCGCGGGTGAGCTCTTCCAGGGGAGATACCGCATCAGGGTTGCGCAGCAGGCTCTTGGGGGTCATGACGATGAGGGGCTTGCGCCAGGGGCGTTTGACCTGCCGCCGCAGCAGGTGGAAGTACTGCGCGGGGGTGGTGGGGTAGACCACCTGCATGTTGTCGTTGGAGCCGAGCTGCAAGAAGCGCTCGAGCCGGGCGCTGCTGTGCTCTGGGCCCCCTCCCTCCATGCCGTGGGGCAGGAGGAGCACGATGCCCGAGAGCCGGCTCCACTTGGCCTCGGCCGAGGCGATGAACTGGTCAATGATAACCTGGGCGGTGTTTACGAAGTCGCCGTACTGGGCTTCCCAGACCACCAGGGCCTCGGGCATGTCCAGGCTGTAGCCGTACTCAAAGCCCAGCACCCCTGCTTCGGAGAGGGCCGAGTTGTAGAGCTCCACCGGGGCCTGTCCCTCGGCCAGGTGGCTGGCGGGGAAGTAGCGCTCGCCCGTGCGGTAGTCGACGAAGGCGGCGTGGCGTTGGGTGAAGGTGCCCCGCACCGCGTCCTGGCCGGAAAGCCGCACCCGGTGCCCCTCCACGGCGAGCGAGGCGAAGGCCAGCATCTCGGCCGCCGCCCAGTCCAAAGGGCGCTTGTTCTGGCCCATCTCCCGCCGGGCCTCCACGAACCTGACCAGCCGGGGGTGCAGGGTGAACCCTTCGGGCAGCCGGGTGAGGCCCTCCATCAGGGCCTGGAGCTTCTCCAGGGGCACCCCGGTCTCGGGGTCGGGCACCCCCTCCTCGGGCCCGCCCAGATACCCCTTCCAGACCCCGCCGCCCGCGGGGGGTCGGGTGGGGGTGGGTTCGCGCCGGGCCCCGGAGAAGGCGGCCTCGAGGGTCTCCTGGTACTGCCGCGCCAAGCCCTCGCAGCCCTCCTTGGTGCAAAGCCCCTCGGCCAGCAGCTTGGCCTGGTAGGTCTGGTAGAGGGGCTTCTTGGCCGCGATGAGCCGGTACATCTCCGGCTGGGTGAAGCTCGGCTCATCGGTCTCGTTGTGCCCCCGCCGGCGGTAGCCCACCAGGTCGATGAAGACGTCCCGCTTGAAGGCCCGGCGAAACTCCATGGCCAGCTCCACCACCCCTACCAGGGCCTCGGGATCCTCGGCGTTGACGTGGAAGATGGGCGACTCCACCATCTTGGCAATCTCGGTGGCGTAGCGGCCGGAGGTGTACTCGTGGGGCTCGGTGGTGAAGCCGAGCTGGTTGTTGAGGATGATGTGCACCGCACCGCCCACGGTGTAGGCCGGGAGGCCCGAGATGTTGAGGGTTTCCTGCACGATGCCTTCGCCGATGAAGGCGGCGTCCCCGTGAACCAGAAGGAGCATCCCCTTCTCCCGCTTGGTATCACCGAAGCGGTCCTGCTTGGCCCGGGTGCGGCCCAGGGCCACCGGGGCCACGAACTCCAGGTGGGAGGGGTTGAAGTTGAGCGAGAGGTGGACCTTGCCGAAGGGGGTTTCGATGTCGCTGGAGTAGCCCAGGTGGTACTTCACATCCCCCTGGTACCCCTCGGGGAAGTGCTCCTCAAACTCCAAAAATATGTCCCGCAGGGGCTTTTTGACCACATTGGCCAGCACGTTGAGCCGGCCGCGGTGGGCCATGCCCATCACCACCTCCACCACCCCCTGGCGGGCGGCGGCCTCCAGGGTCAGGTCGAGGAGGGGAATCAGGGCCTCGGTGCCCTCCAGGCTGAAGGTCTTGGCCCCCAGGTACTTCTTCTGCAAGAACTCCTCGAAGAGGGTGGCCTGCATCAGCCGTTCGTGGATTCTGCGCTTTTGCTCTGGAGTGGGCCGGGCAAAGCCGGCGCTCAGGCGGGCCTCGATCCAGGTGCGCACCGTGGGATCGTCCAGGTGGCCGTACTCAATCCCCACCGTGCCGCTGTAGCGGGTCTTGTACTGCTCGAGCACCGCCCGCAGCGTGGGGGCCCCCAGCTCAGGGGGAACCGGGCGGTCCAGGTCGGCCTCGGTCAGCCCGAAGTAGCTGGGGTCGAGCTCGGGCGGGGTGCGGCGCGTGCGGCCCAGGGGGTCGATCTGGGCGATGAGGTGCCCCCGTTCTCGGTAGGTGCGCAAGAAGCGCACCGCGCGCAAAAAAAACGAGGCCAGCTCGGATAAGTTGGCCTCGGATGGTCGGGCGGTTCCGTTGTAGGGCTCGGCCTGTACCGCCTGGAAGTAGCGCGACCACTCGGGCGGGATGGCGCTGGGGTTCTCCTGGTATGCCTGGTAGAGGGCCTCGAGGTAGGCCAGGTTGGAACTGTCGAGGGTGTGCTCCATACTCACGGCTTCCTAGTCTACCCTCTACCCAGATGATAAAACGTGTGAGGTGTTCCCCCTAGACCAGGGCGTCTACCTGGGCAGCGGCCTCGAGGTCGAGCCGGGTGATGCCCCCAGCCGAGTGGGTCACGTAGGCCACCCGCACCTGGCCCCACCGGACCTCCAGGCTGTCCGGGTGGTGGTCGGTGCGCTCGGCCAGAAGGGCCACCTTCACCGCAAAGGCCACCCCTTCAGGGTAGGTCTTGAAGGCGAAGGTCTTCTCCAGCCGG
Proteins encoded:
- the lpdA gene encoding dihydrolipoyl dehydrogenase, with amino-acid sequence MPKHQLVVIGAGPGGYVAAIRAAQLGLNVACVEKEAALGGTCLRVGCIPSKALLEASERIHAALHNRLVGLRIKEAELDLAALMAHKDRVVRANTQGIEYLFKKNGVVRYHGHGRLLDPHRVRVEGPEGVVELEAERILIATGSKVAPLKGVELDYDIVGTSDQAIAYPQVPEHLVVIGGGVIGLELGSVWHRLGARVTVLEYLPTILGGMDGEIARTAEKIFKKQGLDIRTGVRVTRAYAQDGRGIVEYEGGEPLVADRVLLATGRIPNTEGLGLENVGITLDERGRIPVNAHYQTAVPHIYAIGDVIAGPMLAHKAEEEGYAAVEHMVSGYGHVDYNAIPSVVYTHPEVAGVGKTEEELKAAGIPYKKGTFPFSANGRARAMNDTEGLAKVLAHAETDRLLGVHIVGPRAGDLIAEAAVALAFHASAEDLARASHAHPTLAEVLKEAALAAWDRPLHI
- a CDS encoding peroxidase-related enzyme (This protein belongs to a clade of uncharacterized proteins related to peroxidases such as the alkylhydroperoxidase AhpD.), translated to MELEEKRAATAWLRVPEEHELPEEVRQLFAKFVEKTGFVPNVARNFALLPEHFLRWFRYYDFLMRSEGHLSRKEREMIAVVVSATNRCEYCLASHTAYLREITGDPVLPEVLAANFRRARLTPREQALLEFAYQMTVSSETMSSAEVQRLRAAGLSDEAIFEAAQVAAMFNFTNRLANALGWVPNEVYYHLHRCKEA
- a CDS encoding cobalamin B12-binding domain-containing protein, whose amino-acid sequence is MDRRIRVLIAKPGLDGHDRGAKVVARALRDAGMEVIYTGLRQTPEMIVSAALQEDVDAVGLSILSGAHMHYFSEVRRLLREQGVDDILLFGGGIIPDDDVPHLKAMGVAAVFGPGTSTQDIVEFLRQRVPERWAAQRE
- a CDS encoding thioredoxin domain-containing protein; translated protein: MQRTLFFAVAAVALVVAAVLFVVLRPKPASGALDAARGARFAIGNPEAKVVVVDFSNYLCGHCRDHAGEVFPLIKRDYIDTGKIRYVFRDFPFTGQENVIRAGEAAACAADHNLYVEYHEALFRGQLQWAGLGGEALDRYFADLGGQIGIAPATMLDCLRSGQKRAGVLADQRLALDLGLTGTPSFFVNGEKFTGQRPYQSWREILDRALAQAGTANP
- a CDS encoding 2-oxoglutarate dehydrogenase E1 component is translated as MEHTLDSSNLAYLEALYQAYQENPSAIPPEWSRYFQAVQAEPYNGTARPSEANLSELASFFLRAVRFLRTYRERGHLIAQIDPLGRTRRTPPELDPSYFGLTEADLDRPVPPELGAPTLRAVLEQYKTRYSGTVGIEYGHLDDPTVRTWIEARLSAGFARPTPEQKRRIHERLMQATLFEEFLQKKYLGAKTFSLEGTEALIPLLDLTLEAAARQGVVEVVMGMAHRGRLNVLANVVKKPLRDIFLEFEEHFPEGYQGDVKYHLGYSSDIETPFGKVHLSLNFNPSHLEFVAPVALGRTRAKQDRFGDTKREKGMLLLVHGDAAFIGEGIVQETLNISGLPAYTVGGAVHIILNNQLGFTTEPHEYTSGRYATEIAKMVESPIFHVNAEDPEALVGVVELAMEFRRAFKRDVFIDLVGYRRRGHNETDEPSFTQPEMYRLIAAKKPLYQTYQAKLLAEGLCTKEGCEGLARQYQETLEAAFSGARREPTPTRPPAGGGVWKGYLGGPEEGVPDPETGVPLEKLQALMEGLTRLPEGFTLHPRLVRFVEARREMGQNKRPLDWAAAEMLAFASLAVEGHRVRLSGQDAVRGTFTQRHAAFVDYRTGERYFPASHLAEGQAPVELYNSALSEAGVLGFEYGYSLDMPEALVVWEAQYGDFVNTAQVIIDQFIASAEAKWSRLSGIVLLLPHGMEGGGPEHSSARLERFLQLGSNDNMQVVYPTTPAQYFHLLRRQVKRPWRKPLIVMTPKSLLRNPDAVSPLEELTRGRFQRVLAGPPRPEARRVLLCSGKVYYDLEAARRAAGQEDVALVRLEQLYPFPEKELSAALAAYPKATEVVWVQEEPANMGAWWFIRARFGDRICGHPLRVVARPESSSPAVGSKKVHDKEQQALVRQALGL
- a CDS encoding 4a-hydroxytetrahydrobiopterin dehydratase, which encodes MATLSEAELQEGLERLAGWQVVEGRLEKTFAFKTYPEGVAFAVKVALLAERTDHHPDSLEVRWGQVRVAYVTHSAGGITRLDLEAAAQVDALV
- the odhB gene encoding 2-oxoglutarate dehydrogenase complex dihydrolipoyllysine-residue succinyltransferase; protein product: MIELKIPPVGESITEVEIGQWLKKEGDTVQTDEPVVELVTDKATLELPAPATGVLSKILIPKGQARVGDVVALLEEGEAQSTPKPQAATPPPPPSEKVMPAAARLAAQSGVDPTRLTGSGPGGRVLKEDVQRALTPPPPTPVAPPAPSAERRDEVVPMTPLRRRIAERLLLAKQSTAMLTTFNEADMGAVMELRREFGESFQKKHGVKLGFMSFFVKAVVQVLQEIPQLNAEIRGTDIVYHHYYDIGIAVGGGEGLVVPVIRNADKLSMAQIEQTIADFAQRVKERKIKPEELLGGTFTITNGGIYGSLNSTPILNPPQVGILGMHAIVERPVARGGAVVIRPMMNLALSYDHRIVDGREAVTFLRRVKELIENPVRLVLEI